Proteins from one Clupea harengus chromosome 17, Ch_v2.0.2, whole genome shotgun sequence genomic window:
- the sec61g gene encoding protein transport protein Sec61 subunit gamma: MDQVTQFVEPSRQFVKDSIRLVKRCTKPDRKEFQKIAMATAIGFAIMGFIGFFVKLIHIPINNIIVGG, translated from the exons ATGGATCAAGTTACGCAGTTTGTGGAGCCGAGTCGGCAGTTCGTGAAAGACTCCATCAGACTCGTGAAAAGATGCACAAAACCCGACAGAAAGG AATTCCAGAagattgccatggcaacagcgaTTGGCTTTGCGATCATGGGCTTCATCGGATTCTTTGTGAAACTCATCCACATCCCCATCAACAACATCATTGT TGGCGGCTAA